The Sporosarcina ureae genome includes a region encoding these proteins:
- the purS gene encoding phosphoribosylformylglycinamidine synthase subunit PurS: MTKVTIYVTLRESVVDPQGIATTEALQKIGYEEVKSVRVGKLIELQLDGSEETIEARVNEMCNDLLINKVIEDYRFEIGEVASK; the protein is encoded by the coding sequence ATGACGAAAGTAACAATTTATGTAACACTACGTGAAAGTGTTGTAGATCCACAAGGCATCGCGACAACTGAAGCACTTCAGAAGATAGGCTATGAAGAAGTGAAAAGTGTACGGGTTGGGAAATTGATCGAATTACAGCTGGATGGATCAGAAGAAACAATTGAAGCACGTGTGAATGAAATGTGTAACGATCTATTGATCAATAAAGTCATTGAAGATTATCGCTTTGAAATTGGGGAGGTTGCCAGCAAATGA
- the purQ gene encoding phosphoribosylformylglycinamidine synthase subunit PurQ, which translates to MKFAVLVFPGLTCDLDMYHAIEETVKQDVEYVWHTEADQLDQFDAVLLPTGTSYGNYLRPGALAKSSPACKQLQAFAESGKLVLGVGNGFHILVEAGILPGGFLRNKGLKFRSTQDTIRVENNNTVFTKEYTQGQMLTLPVANEFGNYYADEQTVEVLKNNNQIVFTYANENTDGSTEAIAGITNEKGNVLGMMPLPERAVEEIIGGTDGMALFQSIMNNRGEQHVN; encoded by the coding sequence ATGAAGTTCGCCGTTCTAGTATTCCCAGGTCTTACTTGTGATCTTGATATGTACCATGCAATTGAGGAAACAGTAAAGCAAGATGTAGAATACGTTTGGCATACTGAAGCTGATCAACTCGATCAATTCGATGCAGTTCTATTACCGACAGGCACATCATACGGCAATTACTTACGTCCGGGTGCATTGGCGAAAAGTTCACCTGCCTGCAAACAGCTTCAAGCATTTGCTGAGTCAGGCAAGTTAGTTCTAGGTGTAGGTAATGGTTTTCATATCTTAGTAGAAGCAGGTATTCTCCCGGGTGGATTCTTACGTAATAAAGGTTTGAAATTCCGTTCGACTCAAGATACTATTCGAGTGGAAAATAATAATACAGTGTTCACAAAAGAATATACACAAGGACAAATGCTTACATTGCCAGTTGCTAATGAATTTGGTAACTACTATGCAGATGAGCAGACAGTAGAAGTACTTAAAAACAATAATCAAATTGTCTTCACATATGCGAATGAAAATACAGATGGCAGTACAGAAGCGATCGCAGGAATCACGAATGAAAAAGGGAATGTCCTCGGTATGATGCCACTTCCTGAACGTGCGGTAGAAGAAATCATCGGTGGAACAGATGGAATGGCTTTATTCCAATCAATCATGAACAATCGGGGTGAACAGCATGTCAATTAA
- the purE gene encoding 5-(carboxyamino)imidazole ribonucleotide mutase → MGSKSDWETMKHACDILDELGVSYEKKVVSAHRTPDFMFDYAEQAEKKGLHAIIAGAGGAAHLPGMVAAKTLVPVIGVPVQSKALNGMDSLLSIVQMPGGVPVATVSIGKAGATNAGLLAAQILCVQDEKLRKKLQQRRDEMKKISLESSGELN, encoded by the coding sequence ATGGGCAGTAAGAGCGACTGGGAAACAATGAAGCATGCATGCGACATATTAGATGAACTAGGAGTTTCTTATGAAAAGAAAGTAGTATCAGCCCACCGTACGCCGGATTTCATGTTTGACTATGCGGAACAAGCGGAAAAAAAGGGATTACACGCCATTATCGCAGGAGCAGGCGGAGCTGCCCATCTACCAGGGATGGTTGCAGCAAAAACGCTAGTTCCTGTTATTGGTGTGCCTGTGCAATCTAAAGCATTGAATGGCATGGACTCGTTATTATCCATCGTTCAGATGCCAGGAGGTGTACCTGTAGCGACTGTGTCAATCGGTAAAGCGGGTGCTACGAATGCCGGCCTTCTAGCAGCTCAAATACTCTGTGTACAAGATGAGAAATTACGTAAGAAACTACAGCAAAGACGCGATGAAATGAAGAAGATCTCGTTAGAAAGCAGTGGTGAACTAAATTGA
- a CDS encoding NETI motif-containing protein encodes MSKQKMWFDREENETLEECLERIQSMGYTVVARREKPLFKQVGEEYVPIKQQTQFQGIKNS; translated from the coding sequence ATGAGTAAACAAAAGATGTGGTTTGATAGGGAAGAAAATGAGACACTCGAGGAATGTTTGGAGAGAATTCAAAGTATGGGGTATACCGTTGTTGCGAGACGTGAGAAGCCACTATTTAAACAGGTCGGAGAAGAGTATGTTCCTATTAAACAGCAAACACAGTTTCAAGGTATAAAAAATAGCTAA
- the purL gene encoding phosphoribosylformylglycinamidine synthase subunit PurL, with protein sequence MSINHEPTAEQIKENRLYLQMGMTDAEYERAVEKLGRTPNYVETGLFSAMWSEHCSYKSSKSVLRRFPTEGARVLQGPGEGAGIVDIGDNQAAVFKMESHNSPSAIEPFIGAATGAGGIIRDVFSMGARPVALVNSLRFGDLTEPRDRFLFEEAVAGIASYGNAMGIPTVAGEVQFDQCYSKRPLVNAMAVGLLNHEDIQKGVAAGIGNTVIYAGATTGRDGIHGATMSSSELTIEEEQELPVMQAGDPFIEKLLMEACLELVQSDALIGIQDMGAAGLTSSAAEMASKAGYGVEMNLDLVPQREENMTAYEMMLSESQERMLIVVKKGREEEVIALFTKYGITAATIGHVTDDKMLRLLHKGEVVAEVSADLLAEDAPSYQKESKEPASFAENQAIENKEPQVANMKETLLDLLQRPTIASKEWVYNQFDTGARTNTVLAPGASAGVIRVRGTNKGIAMTADCNSRFIYLDPEVGGKIAVAEAARNLVCSGAEPIALTDCLNFGSPDKPEVFWQLEKSADGISEACRKLNAPVIGGNVSLSNEVNGVPIYPTPTIGLVGIVHDLSQVTTPGFKQAGDAIYLIGQTETEFGGSELQQMIEGKIFGKSPAIDLDVEATRQQQLLEAIQAGMIQSADDLSEGGFAVALCEGTFGSQGLGVDVTVKGSAVTALFSETQSRFLVTVQADQVAAFEEKVEDAVKIGTVTDGEEIVIKDAEGTVLIEGTVEEFQTAWKGAIACLLNSED encoded by the coding sequence ATGTCAATTAATCACGAGCCTACAGCTGAGCAAATTAAAGAAAATCGTCTATATCTCCAAATGGGAATGACGGATGCAGAGTATGAGCGCGCAGTAGAAAAACTTGGACGTACTCCAAATTACGTAGAAACAGGTCTGTTCTCTGCCATGTGGTCAGAACACTGTTCGTATAAAAGCTCAAAGTCTGTGTTACGCAGATTTCCTACTGAAGGTGCACGTGTACTACAAGGGCCGGGTGAAGGTGCTGGGATTGTAGACATCGGTGATAATCAAGCTGCTGTGTTTAAAATGGAATCTCATAACTCACCATCGGCAATCGAGCCTTTCATTGGTGCAGCAACAGGCGCTGGCGGAATCATTCGTGATGTATTCTCTATGGGTGCGCGTCCGGTAGCGTTAGTCAATTCACTACGTTTTGGAGATTTAACAGAACCCCGAGATCGATTCTTGTTTGAAGAAGCGGTTGCTGGAATTGCGAGTTACGGTAACGCAATGGGAATCCCAACGGTAGCTGGTGAAGTTCAATTTGATCAGTGCTATTCGAAGCGTCCGTTGGTCAACGCGATGGCTGTCGGTTTGTTGAATCATGAAGATATTCAAAAAGGTGTTGCAGCTGGTATAGGCAACACAGTGATATATGCGGGGGCTACAACAGGCCGTGACGGAATTCATGGCGCCACCATGTCTTCTTCTGAACTAACTATTGAAGAAGAGCAAGAACTACCGGTCATGCAAGCAGGAGATCCATTCATAGAAAAGCTATTGATGGAAGCTTGCTTAGAGCTAGTTCAATCCGATGCATTAATCGGTATCCAAGACATGGGTGCGGCAGGTCTTACATCTTCAGCAGCAGAAATGGCCTCAAAAGCCGGCTATGGCGTGGAAATGAACTTGGATCTTGTACCACAGCGTGAAGAGAATATGACAGCGTATGAAATGATGTTGTCTGAATCTCAGGAACGTATGTTGATCGTTGTGAAAAAAGGTCGTGAAGAAGAGGTCATTGCACTATTCACGAAGTACGGAATAACAGCAGCGACTATCGGTCATGTAACAGATGATAAAATGTTGCGTTTGCTCCATAAAGGCGAAGTCGTAGCAGAAGTTTCAGCAGATCTTCTAGCTGAAGACGCACCGAGCTATCAGAAAGAATCAAAAGAACCTGCATCGTTTGCGGAAAACCAAGCGATTGAAAATAAAGAACCACAAGTAGCGAATATGAAAGAGACATTACTCGATTTATTGCAACGTCCAACGATTGCTTCTAAAGAGTGGGTATATAATCAGTTCGATACAGGTGCAAGAACGAATACAGTGCTCGCGCCAGGAGCTTCAGCAGGTGTGATCCGTGTGAGAGGAACAAATAAAGGGATTGCGATGACTGCAGATTGTAACTCTCGATTTATTTATTTGGATCCAGAAGTTGGCGGTAAGATTGCGGTAGCTGAGGCTGCACGTAACCTTGTATGTTCAGGTGCAGAGCCGATCGCACTGACTGACTGCTTGAATTTTGGTAGTCCGGACAAACCAGAAGTATTCTGGCAACTGGAAAAGTCAGCTGACGGTATTTCAGAAGCTTGTCGTAAACTGAATGCACCAGTCATTGGTGGTAACGTATCTCTCTCCAATGAAGTAAACGGTGTGCCAATCTATCCAACACCAACAATTGGTTTAGTAGGAATCGTCCATGATTTAAGCCAAGTGACAACACCTGGTTTCAAACAAGCTGGAGACGCGATCTACTTAATCGGTCAAACAGAAACAGAATTCGGCGGCAGTGAATTGCAACAAATGATCGAAGGAAAGATCTTCGGTAAATCACCTGCAATCGATTTGGACGTAGAAGCAACGCGTCAGCAACAACTTCTCGAAGCAATCCAAGCTGGAATGATTCAATCCGCGGATGATTTGTCTGAAGGTGGGTTTGCAGTAGCGCTCTGTGAAGGTACATTCGGTTCACAAGGTTTGGGTGTAGATGTAACAGTGAAAGGTTCAGCAGTCACTGCATTATTCAGTGAAACACAGTCACGTTTCTTGGTTACGGTACAAGCTGATCAAGTAGCTGCATTTGAAGAGAAAGTCGAAGATGCAGTGAAAATCGGAACAGTGACGGATGGCGAAGAAATCGTTATCAAAGATGCAGAAGGAACTGTCCTAATAGAAGGGACGGTAGAAGAGTTCCAAACTGCTTGGAAAGGAGCAATTGCATGCTTGCTGAACTCAGAGGACTAA
- the purK gene encoding 5-(carboxyamino)imidazole ribonucleotide synthase, translated as MMGLAAKEAGFKIAVLDPTKNSPCGQLADIEIVAPYNDEEALNELSQVSDVITFEFENIDYEGLKRLTEKAYVPQGADLVRITQNRINEKAEIQAAGVPVAPYITAETYEELVQKIDDLGFPCIVKTAFGGYDGKGQIKLEAKEQMESAKDLFTHSSCIAEAFVPFEKEISVIIQRNPAGQTYCLPIAENIHKHHILHESIVPARVNQAVLEQAENAAQKIASHLELVGTLAVEMFVLPDGTIIINELAPRPHNSGHYSIEACNVSQFHQHVRAVCGWPLREPKLWAPSIMVNVLGEHVAPLQERIADYPDWSIHLYGKAEVKEKRKMGHVTIMTESLEETLQEIEQSNIWQDHN; from the coding sequence ATGATGGGACTTGCGGCAAAAGAAGCGGGTTTCAAGATTGCGGTACTTGATCCAACAAAAAATTCCCCTTGCGGACAGTTAGCGGATATCGAAATCGTGGCACCGTATAATGATGAAGAAGCGCTGAATGAATTAAGCCAAGTAAGTGATGTCATTACATTTGAATTTGAAAATATTGATTATGAAGGATTGAAACGGCTGACAGAGAAAGCTTACGTACCTCAAGGTGCCGATCTAGTCCGTATCACGCAAAACCGCATCAATGAAAAGGCTGAGATTCAAGCGGCTGGGGTACCGGTTGCGCCTTACATAACCGCTGAGACATATGAAGAGTTAGTACAGAAAATAGATGATCTTGGTTTTCCTTGTATTGTGAAAACTGCTTTTGGCGGTTACGACGGTAAAGGTCAAATAAAGCTTGAAGCGAAAGAGCAAATGGAAAGTGCCAAAGATCTATTTACACATTCTTCTTGTATTGCAGAAGCTTTCGTTCCATTTGAAAAAGAGATTTCGGTTATTATTCAACGAAACCCTGCAGGACAAACCTATTGTCTGCCGATTGCAGAGAACATTCATAAGCATCATATTTTGCACGAATCGATTGTGCCAGCACGCGTAAATCAAGCGGTTTTAGAGCAAGCAGAAAATGCAGCACAGAAAATAGCGAGTCATTTAGAGTTGGTAGGGACACTGGCAGTTGAGATGTTCGTACTGCCGGACGGTACAATCATTATTAATGAATTAGCCCCACGCCCACATAACTCTGGTCACTACTCAATTGAGGCATGTAACGTCTCACAATTCCATCAGCACGTACGTGCAGTCTGTGGTTGGCCTTTACGCGAGCCGAAGTTATGGGCACCGTCTATTATGGTAAATGTGCTTGGGGAACATGTAGCACCACTTCAAGAGCGCATTGCGGATTATCCAGATTGGTCCATTCATTTATACGGCAAAGCAGAAGTAAAAGAAAAACGAAAAATGGGTCACGTCACGATCATGACAGAAAGTCTTGAAGAAACTCTACAAGAAATTGAGCAGTCTAATATATGGCAAGATCATAACTAA
- a CDS encoding DUF2179 domain-containing protein translates to MVMILIIFAINIVYVTFMTIRIILTLKGYRYIAATVSMIETVVYVIGLGLVLDNLDQIQNLIAYALGYGIGVIIGSKIEERLALGYITVNVITADVDKEMPAELRRLGYGVTDSAANGLSGHRSTMQILTPRKYEVQLYKTITELDPKAFIISYEPKSIHGGFWVKSVKRGKLFK, encoded by the coding sequence ATGGTAATGATATTAATTATTTTCGCGATCAATATTGTCTATGTAACGTTTATGACAATACGAATAATCCTAACACTCAAAGGCTATCGTTATATTGCCGCAACAGTGAGTATGATTGAAACGGTGGTATACGTCATCGGGCTTGGATTGGTACTGGATAATCTCGATCAAATCCAGAACTTGATAGCTTATGCACTTGGGTATGGAATTGGGGTTATTATCGGTTCGAAAATTGAAGAACGTTTAGCACTCGGTTATATAACGGTGAACGTGATAACAGCAGATGTCGATAAAGAAATGCCTGCTGAATTGCGCCGACTTGGTTATGGCGTGACAGACTCAGCAGCTAATGGATTAAGTGGTCATCGTTCTACTATGCAGATTCTGACACCTCGTAAATATGAAGTGCAATTGTATAAAACGATAACGGAACTCGATCCGAAAGCATTTATTATATCGTATGAACCTAAGTCGATACATGGTGGATTCTGGGTGAAGAGTGTGAAAAGAGGCAAGTTATTTAAATGA